The Microbacterium sp. SORGH_AS_0862 region CTTTCACCGACAGGAGCTGCAGCACGCGGCCACGCCCGAGAAGGCCGATGCGGTCTACGCTCGCAAGCTCCAGGAGGTCCTGGGCGGCCAGTACGGAGAGATCACCGTCGCGCTGCAGTATCAGTTCCAGGCGTGGAACATGCACATCCCTGGCAAGTACCGCGACCTCGTCTTCGGTATCGGAGCCGAGGAGATGGGGCACGTGGAGATGCTCGCGATCATGATCGCGCAACTGCTGGAGAAGGCGCCGCTCGGCATCACGGAGGATGCGGTGCAGAACGACCCCGCCATCGCTGCCGTGATCGGCGGGACCGACATCCAGCAGGGCATTGTGGCCGGAGCCGGTGCGCGGCCGGTCGACAGCATGGGCAACCCGTGGATGGGCAGCTACATCACGGCGAGCGGAAATCTGCTCGCCGACTTCCAGGCGAATGCCAACGCGGAGATGCAGGGGCGGCTGCAGGTCGCCCGGCTATATCACCAGACCGATGATCACGGGGTCCGCGACCTCCTCGCGTTCCTCCTCGCGCGAGACACGATGCACCAGAACCAGTGGCTCGCCGCGGCCGCGGAGCTCCAGGCGGAGGGAGTGGAGGAGCTGCCTGTGCCGAGCAACTTCCCCCTCGAGAAGGAGGATCGCGATGTGTCGTATCGCTACATCAACTTCTCCGACGGCTCTCAGGCTGCCGAGGGGTCGTGGGCGAGTGGGCCGACACCCGACGGCAAGGGCGAGTTCACCTACCTCGCCGAGCCGGAGCCGGGCGTGCCGATGCCGCCGCCCACGCACCCGGACGCGCGCTTCTACGGAACGACGGAGCTGCCGAACGCCGTCGAGAAGATCGCCGGCCGCGCCCAGGACGCGCTCAACATGGAGTGACGCCCGGGGCTCGCGCGATTCGGCGGTCACCCCGTCGGATGTCAAGGCCCTCGGTGTCGCCGACAGTCTCGCGCAGCATAGCCCGCAGGTATCCGACCACGACGAGAGGACGATCATGAACACGGCCGCCGACCCGCGTGAGGGTGAAGGAGCCGAGGGATTCCCCGGGCAGGAGCAGTCGCAGCCCGGCAAGACCGCGCCGATGGATCCGCAGCCGGACCACGGCGAACAGAGCTATCGCGGAGCCGGCCGGCTGAGCGGGCGTCGCGCGCTCATCACAGGTGGTGACTCCGGTATCGGGCGAGCGGTGGCGATCGCCTTCGCGCGCGAGGGCGCCGACGTCGCGATAGGCCATCTGCCGGAGGAAGCCGACGACGCCGCTGAGACGGTGCGATGGATCGAGGACGCCGGACGGCGCGGCCTCGCCCTCGCCGCTGACATCCGCGACACGGACGCGGCCACGCGGATGGTGGAGCAGGCGCATGAGCAGCTGGGAGGTCTCGATCTGCTGGTGCTGAACGCCGGCTACCAGCGCGATCGAGAGAGCATCGAGACGATCCCGCTCGACGACGTGAAGCGCGTCTTCGACACCAACCTCGTCGGTCTGATCGCCGGTGCGCGCGCTGCGGTGCCCCATTTGCAGGAAGGCGCCTCGATCATCGTCACGAGCTCGGTGCAGGCGTTCTCGCCCTCGCCGTCGCTGATCGACTACGCCATGACGAAGGCGGCGCAGGTCGCCTTCGTGAAGGCCCTGGCCGAGGAGCTCGGGGCCCCGCGGGATCCGGGTCAACGCCGTCGCGCCGGGACCGGTGTGGACGCCGCTCATCCCCGGCACCGGGTGGGACGAGGAGCGTATCGAGACGTTCGGCAGCGACACACCCCTGGGTCGCGCCGGCCAGCCCGCCGAGCTCGCCGGAGCATATGTGTACCTCGCCTCGGATGCGGCGCGCTATGTCAGTGCTGCCGTTCTTCCGGTCACGGGGGGCAAACCCCTCTGAACCTCCACGACCGGTGCCGGTCGTTCGTCTGCGGAGCCTTACCTGCGCATCGCGGACGACGACCGGCACCGTTGCGTTCGGGCGACCGATCATCGGATCAGGGTCGTGACCGAGCGGCCCGCGGGCAGGAGTGCGGAAGCAGCATGGGACGACTCTGGTACGGGCGCGAGGAGTACTTCGTGGTCGAGGACGATCTGATCGCGCACCTGCGCGTCGTCACGATGAACAAGCTTCGTCGTGGCGAGGCTTTCATGCTGACCGTGCCCACCGCCGATGGAACGGGCGGACGACGGAGCCTGTGGATGTCTCCGGCGGTGCCGCTGTCGTTCACCTACTCTCGTCGGGGCACCGTCCAGATCAGGCGGGAGCTCGTCGAAGCGCTGATGGATGAGGCCAACAGCCCCGACGGGCTCGACGTGCAGCACCTGATGACGGGACACACCCCCTCGTAGATGTCGGGTCGCGGGTGCCGTGAGAGCATGTCGACGTCGCAGAACCGAAGGAGCTCGCCATGCCCGACCCGCGCCGCCGCCCTCTCGGCACCGGAGCGCTGACGCTGGAGCCCGCCGAGGCCCCGGAGCGCTGGCTGCTCACGGGGACCGACGAAGGCTGCCCCGAGGCGAACTGGGGCCACTGGGTGCGTCTGGCGCAGCGGATCCTCGAGGTCGACGCCCTGTCGCGCGAGCGGGAGGGACGCGGCGACGCTTGGGACGAAGGCTTCGCCGCCGGTCACGCTGCGCAGAGTGACGACGCCGCGAACCCCTACCGGTGACCGCCCTCCTCGGCCGCGAGACGCAACGCATCCGCACCGAGGCCGAACACCTCGCGCTGCACACCAGCGACCGCCGCGGGGTCCTCGTCTCGTAGCTGGATCACCACGGTGACGCGCTCACCCTTCGCTGTCTCGCCCGCCCAGGATGCGGCGAGGACCCCTGGTGCGGAGCCGCCTTTGAACCCCAGGTAGGGGAGAAGTGCGCGGTCGAGATCCGCGCCGACCCCGGGGTTCTTCGAGAGGATGGCGCGCACGGTGTCGTCGCCCGTACTGAGCAGCACCTCATGCACGGCGGCCACGGTCGCGGGGCTCGCGAACCAGTCGACGCCGTTGTTCCAGACCGGGCTGGAGACATCGGCCGCATCCACCGACAGCGGAGCGGCGTCGATGTCCTCGAGGAGTCGTCTCCGCTCCGCCTCGTCGGCGTCACGCCACCGGGTCGACTGCGCCGAGTCGCCCCAGCCGAGAGTGAAGAAGTCCTTCGTCGTCAGCCACGGCGCATTGCCCTCGCCGCCGACGCTGGCGAATGCGGCCTCGACACGCTCTCGTCCGAGTCGCCGGATGAGCAGGTCGGTCGCGGTGTTGTCGCTGATCGCGATCATCTCCTGGGCTGCTTCGAGGACGGAGACCTCGGTGCCGCTGGGCTCATCCTGAAGGCGTCCGGAGGGCAGGCTCCGATCCGGGTCGGTCAGCACGAGCGTCTCATCCCACGCCAGCTCCGACGAACGAACCGCCTCGGCGGTCGCGAGAAGCACGAACAGCTTGAACACGGAACCGAGAGGAGCAGCATCCTCCGCACGGCGTTCGACGAGTTCCTCATCGCCGCGAGTGATCAGAACCCCGACCTCGCCCGGCAACTGGTTGAGGCGATCAGCCACCTCGTCGAGCGAGGACGATGCTCTTCATGGCTCGGACGCCGGGCCGAGGAGGAAGGCGACGATCTTGTCATCGTCGTTGAGGGCGACGGTCATGTCGAACGCTTCACCGATCGTGCCTTTGATCGTCGTCACGGCGGAGCGTTCGTCTCCCCGGTAGGCCGTGACGGTGAAGGGGGCGGCGGGCCGGATCTGCGTATTGAGCAGGTCGGCGACCTCGGCTGCGGACACCTCGGCCGTGAAGGCGGCGTCGAGGTGCGGCTCCCACTCGGCTGCTGTGGTGTCCTCCTCGGCGCCGAGCACGTCGACGATCCACGAGGTCTTCGCACCCACGGGGGTGTCGGGGACCTCCACGGACGAGGGTGTCGTCGCCGCGGAGTCGGGTGCCTCTGCGGCGGGCGCGCATGCCGTCAGGGCGAGCGCCGCGGCAGCGACGAGAGCGAGGGACGAGTACGGGCTCAGCCGGCGGGGCATGGCGGGGTCCTTTCGTGGGGGATCCCATCCACGCTATGCACGGTGCAGTTCGAGCGCCTCCGCCTGGCGGGGGAGTTCTCGCGCGCCCGTCAGGAGCCGGGGCGCTCGATCAGCAGCAGGCCCTGCTTGGTGTCGGCGAGTGTCATCCAGCCGTCTCCGAACTGGTACGTCATGCCGTAGCCGTCCGCATCCGGGTTGAGGACGTTCGCTTTGTTCTCGGTGATGTACTCGTCGTCGACGCTCGTCCAGCCGCTTGCGAGCAGTTCGCTCCGGGCTGTCTGGGCTTCGGTGTCGCTCACGGGCGCCCACCCGAACACCTGGACGTGATCGCTGGCGACCGAGTAGTCGCCCCACACGCATTGAATGCCCTCCGGGAACGTCAGGCTGCCGACGCGGAACACGTCCTCTTTCGCGGTCCACTTCGCCTTCGCGAAGTCCGCGATCACGTCGTCGGGCAGGATCGATTCGCAGGTCGGCTTGCCGATCGTACCGGGGGTGGGCTCGCTGGTGGCGACGGGGGTCGGCGTGGAGGCGTCCGGCGCCGACGCAGGTGTGGACGCGGCGGGCTCCGGAGCGGCCGGGCTCGAGCATGCGGCGAGCGAGAGCGCGCCGGCGACGAGCAGGGCGGCGCAGAGCGAGGAGCGGATGCGGCGGGTCATGCCGTGGCCTCCGAATCGGTAGCGCGGGCGAAGAACTCGAGGAAGGACTGGTGGAGCGTGCCGTTGGTGGCGAGCACGGACCGGGTCGAGAGCGAGTCGGTGCCATCGAAAGCCGTCATCCGCCCGCCCGCTTCGGTGATGATCGGTCCGAGGGCGGCGATGTCGTACTCTTTGACATCGAACTCGGCGACCATCTCGAGTCGACCCTCCGCAAGGAGCATGTAGGGCCACGCGTCGCCGTATCCGCGGTCGCGCCAGACGGCGCGCGAGAGCCGGATCAGGCCGTCGAGGTGACCCGCATCATCCCACTGCGCGATGCTTTGGAAGCTGACGCTGGAGCGGTCGAGGCTGTTCACGTCGGAGACGGCGAGTCGGCGCGGCTGGGCAGGGCCGTTCGTCCACGCGCCCTCACCCTCCGCGGCCCACCACCGGCGTCCGATCGAGGGCTGGCTGACCACGCCCACGCGGGGCACGCCGTCGACGGCGAGAGCGATGAGCGTCGCCCAGATCGGGATGCCCTTCAGATAGTTGTGGGTGCCGTCGATCGGGTCGATGATCCACTGGCGTGCGCTGGCGCCGACCGATCCGAACTCCTCGCCCAGCACCGCGTCATCCGGTCGTTCCGCGGAGAGGGTCGCGCGAATCGCCTTCTCGGTCGCGATGTCGGCCTCGGTCACGTAAGACGCATCGGGCTTGACCTCGATGCTGAGGTCAGCGGCATCGAAGCGCGACATCGCGACGGCATCCGCCGCATCCGCCATTCGGAGGGCGAGCGCGAGGTCGTCGGAGAAGCTGCCCGCGAGTGCGCCGGAGGACGAAGTGGGGGACATGATCGCCAGCCTACCGGGCCGGCCCCGCCTCGATTGGCGCTCCGCTTCGTCGGGTGATAGCGTTGTCCCTCGGTTCGGAAAGTGAGTTTCTCGCTCTGAATCACGCACCTCTAGCTCAATCGGCAGAGCAACTGACTCTTAATCAGTGGGTTCAGGGTTCAAGTCCCTGGGGGTGCACGGATTGCCTCGACAGATCTCGCCATCTGCCGGGGCTTTCTGTTTTTCGGAGCGTGAGAGTCGGCTTCGCCGGATGATCGCCTAGAGACCTCGTCCGGCGCGCGCCACGCGGCGGGGGAGGGCGTCCGAGCGCGCACGATCGCGCGCGCGAGCCAGAGCGCCGCGAATGACGACGTCGCCGCCGAGACTCGAGCGAAGCAGAGTCGGCGCCGGCAGGTGGATCTGGGTTGCGAGCGTCGTCTGGGCGGCGTCCAGCACCGGCTGGATGCCGTCTGCGATCGCTCCGCACACGATGACCTTTTCGGGATCGAACATGTTGCCCAGCACTCCGACGATGCGCGCCAGGATGTGCCCGACGGCATCGGTCACCTCTCGCGCCAGGAGGTCGCCGGTCGCTGCGAGCTCGAGCACGTCGCGGCCACGCACAGTGGCAGGGTCCATGGCGGCGAGGCCCTCGGCGCTGCTGCCCTCGCCCGCAGCCCGAGTCATCACCTCGCGCGCCAGCCTCTCGAGGGACGGCCCGAGTCCGAATGCGGAATCGACATCGCGGATGAAGTCGAAGGCGAACATCTCGCCCACGCCGCCGTGCGCGCCGTGCAGGAGATGACCGTCGACGACGACTCCGGCACCGAGCCGTTCACCCGCGAGCAGTGCGACGTAGTCCCTGCTCCCGATGGCTTCGCCTTCGCTGCCCTCGGCTGCGGCCGCCAGCTGGGCGTCGTTCTTCACTTCAACGACATCCGCCTCGTCGCGGAGAGCCTCGATGAGTCCCGGATTGGTGCGCTCCCAGAAGCCCTCGGGGTGTGGCGGTGACTGCCCCTGCAGCGTCACCGGAGCGGCGACGCCCACGCACAGGGCCAGAACGTCGTCGCGTTCCACGCCGGCCTCGGCGAGTGTGTGGCGCAGGTGGGCGATGACGGTCTCGCGGCGTTCTTCGACGCTCTGCGTGGGCGACAGCGGGATCTGTCGCCGCAGCAGTGTCTCGCCCGAGAGATTCGCTACGGCGGCGGTGAGATGGGTGTCGCCGGCATCGAGGGCGGCTACTGTCCCGGCATCCGGCCGAAGCGAGAACCGCCGAGCCGGACGACCGGCTCGGTACTCGCCGGCATCCCGTGCATTGGGTAACTCGTGCAGTACGCCCGCGGCGATGAGCGTGTCGATCGCCTCGATCGCCGTCGAGCGGGTGAGGGATGCGGCGTGCATTGCCTCGGTGGCGGTGAAGACCCCCGCGCTCCACGCGTAGTCGAGAACGGCGTCCAGGCTGGCTCGCCCGGTGCCCGCCTCGAAGACCGACTGATTCACTCTTGACCTTTCCGCGGATGTCCTGACAGAGTATTGCCGATCAGTTGATTCGGTGACTAAATCTAATCATCGGCTGATCAGATCGGGCGGCTCTGCCGCTGGACGGAAGGACGAAGGTGTCTGTGAGAACCGCACGATCACGAGCGCTCCGGGCCGCGGCCGCCGGAATTGTGCTTGCCTTGGCGGGAACCTTTCTCGCCGGCTGCAGCAGCGACGGCCGCGAGACGATCCGGTTCACGTTCAGCAAGCGGGAAGCGCTCGACTTCATGAACGGCGTCGTCGAGGCGTACAACGCCTCCCAGGATCGCGTCCGCGTCGAGATGGACACATCGGGGGTGGACGTCGTCTCGGCGAGCTTCGTTCGGGGCAATCCGCCTGACATCATGCTCGCCAACTACAACTACGAGACCGCGCGGTTCGTGCAGCGGTGCGCGCTGACCGACCTGAGCGGCACCACCGCCGCCTCCACCACACGGGACGACCTGCAGACGCTCATGGACCAGTACGGCTCCTGCTCCGGGCGCGTCAGCGCGCTGCCCTACTCGGTGATGGCGGCGTCGGTCATCTACAACAAGGAGCTGTTCGCACAGGCGGGCGTCACCGTCCCCACCACCTGGGACGAACTCTTGGCCGCGTGCGAAAAGCTCGAGGCGGCCGGCATCACGCCGTTCTACGCCACGTTCAAGGATGACTGGACGGTGGGTCAGGGTTGGTACGACTATGCCGTCGGCGGGTCGGTCGACGTCGTCGACTTCTTCAACCGACTCGCCGCCGAGGGCGACGGGGTCGGGCCGGACTCGGCAACCTCGTTCGAGAGGGACTTCGCTCAGCCGCTCGAGAAGATGACCCAGCTGACGTCTCAGTTCGTGAACCCGGATGCCGCCAGCCGTGGCTACGGCGATGGCAATCGCGCCTTCGCGAAGGGCGAGGCCGCGATGTATCTGCAGGGGCCGTGGGCCTTCAGCGAGATCGCGAAGACCGCACCGGATCTGGAACTCGGCACATTCCCCCTGCCGATGACCGACGACCCGTCCGATCGTCGGGTACGCGTCAACATGGACTTGGCGGCGATGATCCCTGAGGGGTCACGCCATCAGGAGGCGGCGCGAGACTTCCTGGAGTACCTCTACGAACCCGAGACGATCGAGGCGTACAACGCTTCACAGCTCGGATTCACCCCCATCACGGATGCGCCGATGCCGGATGATCCGCGCATCGCCGGCATGATTCCCTTCTACACGGCCGGCGAGGTCTATCAGGGGCCGTCCGTGCTCGTGCCGAAGACGATTCCGATCTTCAACTATGCGCAGGCCGTCGTGCTGGGGGCGAGCCCGCAAGCCACCTTGCGAACGATGGACGCCGACTGGGCGCGCCTCGCTTTCCGCGCGCCCGCACCCACGACCGAGACGGAGGAGTCCGGGCAATGACCACATCGACGATCGTCACCGGCGGTGACCGCAGGGCGCGGCGGAGCACCCGCCGCGTCGAGCCGATCTACTACCTCTTCCTCCTCCCCAGCCTGGTGCTGTTCACTCTCGCGATCACCGTGCCGGGTGTCGTCGGCATCTTCTTCAGCTTCACGGACTCGATCGGCATCGGCGAGTGGCGCTTCACCGGACTCACCAACTACATCGCGATGTTCAGCGATCCGGCGATCCTGCAGAGCTACGTGTTCACGATCGGGTTCTCGATCGCCACGGTCATCGTCGTCAACGTGGCGGCATTCCTGCTCGCCGTCGGACTGACCGCCCGCATCCGCCTGAAGACCGCTCTGCGCACAGTCTTCGTGATCCCGATGGTCATCTCGGGCATCATCATCGCCTACGTCTTCAACTTCCTCTTCTCCAACTCTCTGCCTGCGCTCGGCGAAGCGGTCGGCATCCCCGCGCTCTCCACGAGCCTCCTCGCGAATCCCGATCTCGCATGGATCGCGATCGTGATCGTGACGGCCTGGCAGGCGATTCCGGGCACACTGCTCATCTACATCGCCGGCCTGCTGGCGGTTCCCGGTGACGTGTACGAGGCTGCCTCGCTGGACGGCGCCTCCAAGCGTCAGCAGCTCGTGCGGATCACTCTGCCTCTCGTGGCCGGTTACGTCGTGATCAACGTGATTCTCGGCTTCAAGGGCTTCCTGAACGCCTACGACATCATCGTGGGCTTGACCAACGGCGGACCCGGCACCGCCACCCGCAGCGTCGCGATGACGATCATCGCGGGGTTCAACGGCGGCGACTACGCGTATCAGATGGCGAACGCGACCATCTTCTTCGTCGTCGCCATCCTCATCTCCCTGCTCCAGCTGTCGCTGACTCGCGGAAGGAACGCCTTCTGATGTCCACGCAACCCGCCCTCGTCTCCGAGGATGCCGCAGCCTTCGCGCCGGATCGTGTCCGCAAGAACGCGCCGGTGCGCGGCGAACGCGTCAGTTGGTCGACGACGATCATTCTGGTCCTCTGCGCCGTCACCGTCCTGCTGCCGCTCTATGTCACCATCTCGATGTCTTTGAAGACGACCGCCCAGGCCGTCGACGGCGATGCGTTCTCGCTTCCCGCGCCCTTCAGCCTCGAAGGCTTCATCCAGGCATGGAACCTCACAAAGTTCCCGGTGGGCGCCGGGATCTCGCTCCTAGTGACGGCAGGCACCGTGGTGGCGACGATCCTGCTCGCCGCGTTCGCGTCGTACGCGATCGTCCGCAACTGGGATCGCAGGCTGTTCCGGTACTCGTTCTTCTACCTGCTGGCCGCGATGTTCATCCCGTTCCCCGTGGTCGCTCTGCCGCAGATCCAGCTCACGGGCCGCGTCGGCCTCGACAATCCGTTCGGTGTGATCATCCTGGCGACGATGTTCCAGCTGAGCTTCAGCGTGCTGCTGTTCACCGCTTTCCTGCGCTCGATTCCGCTGGAACTCGAAGAGAGTGCGCGTATCGACGGTGCGACGACATGGCAGACCTTCTGGAAGCTGATCTTTCCGCTGCTCGCGCCGATGAGCGCAACGGTCGGCATCTTCGCGTTCCTCTACGCGTGGAACGACTTCATGATGCCGTCGTTGATCATCTCCGACCCCGCGCTGCAGACCCTGCCGGTGCGTCAGAACCTCTTCCAGACGCAATTCAGCAACAACTACAACGTGTCGTTCGCCTCTTACCTCATGGCGATGGCGCCCGCGATCCTCGCCTACCTCTTCACCCAGCGATGGGTTATGGAGGGCGTGACGCAGGGTGCTGTCAAGGGCTGATCGTCCGCTTCACCGCTCGACCACCGAATCGCGAAAGGTCCCGCATGTCTGCCGTACTGTCCGCCTCCGACCATGGCGAGCTCACCCGATCGAACGACCGCGACTGGTGGCGCCAGGCCGTCGTCTATCAGGTCTACCCCCGCAGCTTCGCCGACGCCGACGGCGACGGGATCGGCGACCTTCGAGGCATCCTGTCCAGAGCCGACTATCTGGCCGCGCTCGGAGTGGATGCCGTGTGGCTGAGTCCCTTCTACCCCTCCGAGTTGGCAGACGGGGGATACGACGTGGCGGATTACCGTGACGTCGACCCCCGTCTGGGCACCCTGGCCGACTTCGACGAGCTGGTCGCTGCGCTGCACGAGCGCGGCATCCGCATCGTCGTGGACATCGTGCCCAATCACACGTCCGACAAGCACGAGTGGTTTCAGGAGGCCTTGGCGTCCGGCCGCGGCTCCGCCGCCCGAGAGCGCTACATCTTCCGCGAGGGCACGGGACCCGACGGCTCTGAGCCGCCCACGGACTGGACGGCCGCCTTCGGGGGGTCGGCGTGGGAGCGCGTCGCCGACGGACAGTGGTACCTGCACAGCTTCGCGATCGAACAGCCCGACCTCGACTGGAACCATCCGGAGGTGCGCGAGGACTTCCTCAGGACGCTGCGGTTCTGGTCGGACCGAGGTGTCGACGGCTTCCGTATCGACGTCGCCCACATGCTGACGAAGGATCTCCGCGACCCGCTCCCTTCGGCCGCAGAGCTCGCCGCGATGCCGATCGACGGCACACATCCGTTGCTCGACCGCGACGACGTACACGAGATC contains the following coding sequences:
- a CDS encoding manganese catalase family protein produces the protein MYFHRQELQHAATPEKADAVYARKLQEVLGGQYGEITVALQYQFQAWNMHIPGKYRDLVFGIGAEEMGHVEMLAIMIAQLLEKAPLGITEDAVQNDPAIAAVIGGTDIQQGIVAGAGARPVDSMGNPWMGSYITASGNLLADFQANANAEMQGRLQVARLYHQTDDHGVRDLLAFLLARDTMHQNQWLAAAAELQAEGVEELPVPSNFPLEKEDRDVSYRYINFSDGSQAAEGSWASGPTPDGKGEFTYLAEPEPGVPMPPPTHPDARFYGTTELPNAVEKIAGRAQDALNME
- a CDS encoding ATP-dependent DNA ligase, with product MGRLWYGREEYFVVEDDLIAHLRVVTMNKLRRGEAFMLTVPTADGTGGRRSLWMSPAVPLSFTYSRRGTVQIRRELVEALMDEANSPDGLDVQHLMTGHTPS
- a CDS encoding serine hydrolase, giving the protein MADRLNQLPGEVGVLITRGDEELVERRAEDAAPLGSVFKLFVLLATAEAVRSSELAWDETLVLTDPDRSLPSGRLQDEPSGTEVSVLEAAQEMIAISDNTATDLLIRRLGRERVEAAFASVGGEGNAPWLTTKDFFTLGWGDSAQSTRWRDADEAERRRLLEDIDAAPLSVDAADVSSPVWNNGVDWFASPATVAAVHEVLLSTGDDTVRAILSKNPGVGADLDRALLPYLGFKGGSAPGVLAASWAGETAKGERVTVVIQLRDEDPAAVAGVQREVFGLGADALRLAAEEGGHR
- a CDS encoding Cpe/LpqF family protein (Related to clavulanate biosynthesis protein Cpe, which has an isomerase-like N-terminal domain and a beta-lactamase-like C-terminal domain.), whose protein sequence is MPRRLSPYSSLALVAAAALALTACAPAAEAPDSAATTPSSVEVPDTPVGAKTSWIVDVLGAEEDTTAAEWEPHLDAAFTAEVSAAEVADLLNTQIRPAAPFTVTAYRGDERSAVTTIKGTIGEAFDMTVALNDDDKIVAFLLGPASEP
- a CDS encoding inositol monophosphatase family protein, with protein sequence MSPTSSSGALAGSFSDDLALALRMADAADAVAMSRFDAADLSIEVKPDASYVTEADIATEKAIRATLSAERPDDAVLGEEFGSVGASARQWIIDPIDGTHNYLKGIPIWATLIALAVDGVPRVGVVSQPSIGRRWWAAEGEGAWTNGPAQPRRLAVSDVNSLDRSSVSFQSIAQWDDAGHLDGLIRLSRAVWRDRGYGDAWPYMLLAEGRLEMVAEFDVKEYDIAALGPIITEAGGRMTAFDGTDSLSTRSVLATNGTLHQSFLEFFARATDSEATA
- a CDS encoding ROK family protein, whose product is MNQSVFEAGTGRASLDAVLDYAWSAGVFTATEAMHAASLTRSTAIEAIDTLIAAGVLHELPNARDAGEYRAGRPARRFSLRPDAGTVAALDAGDTHLTAAVANLSGETLLRRQIPLSPTQSVEERRETVIAHLRHTLAEAGVERDDVLALCVGVAAPVTLQGQSPPHPEGFWERTNPGLIEALRDEADVVEVKNDAQLAAAAEGSEGEAIGSRDYVALLAGERLGAGVVVDGHLLHGAHGGVGEMFAFDFIRDVDSAFGLGPSLERLAREVMTRAAGEGSSAEGLAAMDPATVRGRDVLELAATGDLLAREVTDAVGHILARIVGVLGNMFDPEKVIVCGAIADGIQPVLDAAQTTLATQIHLPAPTLLRSSLGGDVVIRGALARARDRARSDALPRRVARAGRGL
- a CDS encoding ABC transporter substrate-binding protein, yielding MSVRTARSRALRAAAAGIVLALAGTFLAGCSSDGRETIRFTFSKREALDFMNGVVEAYNASQDRVRVEMDTSGVDVVSASFVRGNPPDIMLANYNYETARFVQRCALTDLSGTTAASTTRDDLQTLMDQYGSCSGRVSALPYSVMAASVIYNKELFAQAGVTVPTTWDELLAACEKLEAAGITPFYATFKDDWTVGQGWYDYAVGGSVDVVDFFNRLAAEGDGVGPDSATSFERDFAQPLEKMTQLTSQFVNPDAASRGYGDGNRAFAKGEAAMYLQGPWAFSEIAKTAPDLELGTFPLPMTDDPSDRRVRVNMDLAAMIPEGSRHQEAARDFLEYLYEPETIEAYNASQLGFTPITDAPMPDDPRIAGMIPFYTAGEVYQGPSVLVPKTIPIFNYAQAVVLGASPQATLRTMDADWARLAFRAPAPTTETEESGQ
- a CDS encoding carbohydrate ABC transporter permease; the encoded protein is MTTSTIVTGGDRRARRSTRRVEPIYYLFLLPSLVLFTLAITVPGVVGIFFSFTDSIGIGEWRFTGLTNYIAMFSDPAILQSYVFTIGFSIATVIVVNVAAFLLAVGLTARIRLKTALRTVFVIPMVISGIIIAYVFNFLFSNSLPALGEAVGIPALSTSLLANPDLAWIAIVIVTAWQAIPGTLLIYIAGLLAVPGDVYEAASLDGASKRQQLVRITLPLVAGYVVINVILGFKGFLNAYDIIVGLTNGGPGTATRSVAMTIIAGFNGGDYAYQMANATIFFVVAILISLLQLSLTRGRNAF
- a CDS encoding carbohydrate ABC transporter permease, with amino-acid sequence MSTQPALVSEDAAAFAPDRVRKNAPVRGERVSWSTTIILVLCAVTVLLPLYVTISMSLKTTAQAVDGDAFSLPAPFSLEGFIQAWNLTKFPVGAGISLLVTAGTVVATILLAAFASYAIVRNWDRRLFRYSFFYLLAAMFIPFPVVALPQIQLTGRVGLDNPFGVIILATMFQLSFSVLLFTAFLRSIPLELEESARIDGATTWQTFWKLIFPLLAPMSATVGIFAFLYAWNDFMMPSLIISDPALQTLPVRQNLFQTQFSNNYNVSFASYLMAMAPAILAYLFTQRWVMEGVTQGAVKG